From the genome of Uranotaenia lowii strain MFRU-FL chromosome 1, ASM2978415v1, whole genome shotgun sequence, one region includes:
- the LOC129755929 gene encoding 40S ribosomal protein S15Aa, whose protein sequence is MVRISVLADALKCINNAEKRGKRQVLIRPNSKVVIKFLTVMMKHGYIGEFEIVDDHRSGKVVVNLTGRLNKAGIISPRFDVKMNDIERWTNTLLPSRQFGYVVLTTSGGIMDHEEARRKHLGGKILGYFF, encoded by the exons ATGGTTCGCATCAGTGTACTAGCCGATGCCCTGAAGTGCATCAACAATGCCGAGAAGCGCGGCAAGCGCCAGGTCCTGATCCGGCCGAACTCGAAGGTCGTCATCAAGTTCCTGACGGTGATGATGAAGCATGGCTACATCGGAGAGTTCGAAATCGTCGACGATCACCGGTCCGGCAAGGTGGTGGTCAATCTGACCGGGCGCCTCAACAAGGCCGGTATCATCTCGCCCCGCTTCGACGTCAAGATGAACGACATCGAACGGTGGACCAACACCCTGTTGCCGTCGCGTCAGTTCGG ATACGTGGTGCTGACCACCAGTGGAGGAATCATGGACCACGAGGAAGCTAGGAGGAAACATTTGGGAGGCAAAATTCTGGGATATTTCTTCTAA